The genomic interval GTGCCGGTCCGCCAGCGCGCGGAGCTCCTCCCAGGGGAGCGGCACGCCGTAGAGCGGCCCCGCCACCACGGCGCCCGCCCCGGCGGAGAGCACCCGCTCCAGCGAGTCGAGATCCGGCGCGAGCGTCGCCGGGTCCACGTCGTAGAGGGCCGCCCGCACCCCCGCCCCCACCGCGGCGGAAGCCACGTCGTAGCAGGTGAAGGCGGGGAGCGCCACCGGGGCGTCCCCGCGCATCCGCCTCGCCTCCTCCAGCGCCCGCTGCAGCGCCTGCGTGCCGCTCCCGCAGAGCGTCCCGGCGTCCGCCGCGAAGTCGCGCAGCAGCTCCTCCAGGAGGAGCCGGCGCGGGTCCGCGCGGAAGGGGAGGGCGTCGCCCGCGGCCCGCCCGCCCGCGCGGAGCGACACGGGCGAGTACACCGCCAGCTGGTGTCTCAGCACCCGGCCGCCGCGCTCAGGGGAGCCGCCGGGCGAGGGCCGGCCCCACCAGGTTCGCCACCGGCACCGGGAGGCGCTGCCAGGCCGCCGTCGCCAGGCGGAAAACCGGGCGGTCCGGCGAGGGCGTGGCGGCCACCCCGCCCGCCGACCACTGCGCCCAGGGGAGCGGCACGTCCTGGCCGCCCCACTGCAGCTTGAAGCGGTGCGTCCCCGCCCCCGGCGTGCACCGCCCGAAGTTGAAGACCCGCACGCCCTGCCCGATCACCCGCTCCA from Longimicrobiaceae bacterium carries:
- a CDS encoding DegT/DnrJ/EryC1/StrS family aminotransferase, translated to MLRHQLAVYSPVSLRAGGRAAGDALPFRADPRRLLLEELLRDFAADAGTLCGSGTQALQRALEEARRMRGDAPVALPAFTCYDVASAAVGAGVRAALYDVDPATLAPDLDSLERVLSAGAGAVVAGPLYGVPLPWEELRALADRH